CCAGCAGCCCGGCGATGCCGGTGCCTTCGTCCTGGCGGGTGGCGTCGTAGGTGTAGACCAGCGCATGGCCCTCGTCGGCCAGCACGAGATCGTGGCCGGCGAGGGCGGCGGGCACGGCTTCCAGCGGCACGGCGAGGTGCAGCGTCAGCTCCTTGCGCCCCAGCTGGCGCATCAGCGTCGCCTTCTCTTCCACCAGCACCAGCTCGCCGCGGCGGATCACGCCGATGCGGTCGGCCATCTCCTCGGCTTCCTCGATGTAGTGGGTGGTGAGGATGATGGTCACGCCCTGGTCGCGCAGCCCGCGCACCACTTCCCACATCTCGCGGCGCAGCTCCACGTCGACGCCGGCGGTGGGCTCGTCGAGGAACAGCACCAGCGGCCGGTGCGACAGCGCCTTGGCGATCAGCACCCGGCGCTTCATGCCGCCGGAGAGTTCCAGCAGGCGGTTGTCGCGCTTGTCCCACAGGGTCAGGGCGCGCAGCACGTTCTCGATGTGGCCCGGGTCCTTGGGCTTGCCGAACAGCCCGCGGCTGAAGCTGACCGTATCCCACACCGTGGTGAAGGCCTCGTTGGTCAGCTCCTGGGGCACCAGGCCGATGCGCTCGCGCGCCTCGCGATACTGCATCACGTTATCGAAGCCGTCGACCTTGACGCTGCCGCTGCTGGCATTGACCAGCCCGCAGATCACGCTGATCAGGGTGGTCTTGCCGGCGCCGTTGGGGCCGAGCAGGGCGAAGATCTCGCCACGGCGGATGGTCAGG
This portion of the Billgrantia sulfidoxydans genome encodes:
- a CDS encoding ABC transporter ATP-binding protein; protein product: MIRVEKLSKTYRDGFQALKEVDLTIRRGEIFALLGPNGAGKTTLISVICGLVNASSGSVKVDGFDNVMQYREARERIGLVPQELTNEAFTTVWDTVSFSRGLFGKPKDPGHIENVLRALTLWDKRDNRLLELSGGMKRRVLIAKALSHRPLVLFLDEPTAGVDVELRREMWEVVRGLRDQGVTIILTTHYIEEAEEMADRIGVIRRGELVLVEEKATLMRQLGRKELTLHLAVPLEAVPAALAGHDLVLADEGHALVYTYDATRQDEGTGIAGLLADLEATGVRVKDLHTRQSSLEEIFVNLVRESA